A section of the Alcanivorax sediminis genome encodes:
- a CDS encoding tetratricopeptide repeat protein, with the protein MASRSLTIGLVALLAGCQMPADTSTARYLLAQGNTAEARQQLRELAEAGDAAAQVEYGKLIAGDQGSDPADAMKWYQRAWRQQEYRAGPASLRLFKRYQGSLAFGETRAREVLAPLRPRESPQDLQLALDVVVLYPGAATDKEWQEWLRLYRRSCVIDCYFETYAGRYAQHRGEFEQAEMLYSLALHRDPRAVEYLQDMHWNNGEPERFVALMQNLEGDVSLDGAYCLRVATLIKANAIKAEHDPSVMRWLQRAVDKGESLALSEQLRYMLAWPDFYSHEAFTDTVAELLPKDPAAAMFYRAQGDLQSLWYALRPERARADLEDLVKQDMTQALMPLGTLYESGFLGEADMDKAVEYYTRAAEAGIAQGDEALADLYLRGRGVMRDPIRAYAHKEASKVLLPRTAREEARERLALPESLQPAGEQAARELVEQRRRWLEGQFHVAITH; encoded by the coding sequence ATGGCTTCCCGTTCTCTGACCATCGGTCTGGTGGCCCTGCTTGCCGGCTGCCAGATGCCGGCGGATACCAGCACTGCCCGTTATTTGCTTGCCCAGGGTAACACCGCTGAAGCACGCCAGCAGTTACGTGAGCTGGCAGAGGCGGGGGATGCGGCCGCGCAGGTGGAATACGGCAAGCTGATTGCGGGTGATCAGGGGTCGGATCCAGCAGACGCCATGAAATGGTATCAGCGTGCCTGGCGTCAGCAGGAGTACCGTGCAGGTCCCGCCAGCTTGCGACTGTTCAAACGCTATCAGGGCAGTCTCGCCTTTGGTGAAACCCGTGCCCGAGAGGTGCTTGCGCCACTCCGGCCCCGTGAAAGTCCGCAGGATCTGCAGCTGGCACTGGATGTGGTGGTGCTGTACCCCGGCGCGGCCACGGACAAGGAGTGGCAGGAGTGGCTTCGACTGTACCGTCGTAGCTGCGTTATTGACTGTTATTTCGAAACCTATGCGGGGCGCTACGCCCAGCACCGCGGGGAATTCGAACAGGCAGAAATGCTTTACAGCCTGGCGCTGCATCGTGATCCGAGAGCCGTGGAATACCTGCAGGACATGCACTGGAACAACGGTGAGCCGGAGCGGTTTGTGGCGCTGATGCAAAACCTGGAGGGGGATGTGTCGCTGGATGGCGCCTACTGCCTGCGGGTGGCGACCCTCATCAAGGCCAATGCGATCAAGGCGGAGCATGACCCCTCCGTGATGCGCTGGCTGCAAAGGGCGGTGGATAAAGGGGAGTCGTTGGCGTTGTCAGAGCAACTTCGCTACATGCTGGCCTGGCCCGATTTCTACAGCCATGAGGCGTTCACCGACACGGTGGCCGAGCTGTTGCCGAAAGATCCGGCGGCGGCGATGTTCTATCGGGCGCAGGGGGATCTGCAGTCGCTCTGGTATGCACTCAGGCCGGAGCGCGCCCGTGCGGATCTGGAAGATCTGGTTAAGCAGGATATGACACAGGCGTTGATGCCATTGGGGACGCTTTACGAGAGCGGCTTCCTGGGGGAGGCAGACATGGATAAAGCGGTGGAATACTACACTCGCGCAGCAGAAGCGGGAATTGCGCAGGGGGATGAGGCCCTGGCTGATCTCTATCTCCGTGGTCGTGGCGTGATGCGTGACCCGATCAGGGCGTATGCCCACAAGGAGGCGAGCAAGGTCCTGTTGCCGAGGACCGCCCGGGAAGAAGCCAGGGAGCGACTCGCACTTCCGGAAAGTCTTCAGCCCGCCGGAGAGCAGGCCGCCCGGGAATTGGTTGAACAGCGTCGCCGCTGGCTGGAGGGGCAGTTTCATGTCGCGATTACGCACTAG
- a CDS encoding PilZ domain-containing protein, translating into MEEKKIRQVHESQEERQHVRVRLQGSLRLRLQSPVKGIFSLEDVSLGGLSFIAGQVNLAPGTLCHGEIVFRLGRANLSMPISFKVIYQQDGSQRVGGQYTVIDQQNTDLLRLLISNYLAGELTELDDVIDNMKRENYVATRKSKQNPVARTRWDRSRAMFGSVLFFAAGLLAFMVVAYKLYQHAFLTRADDAWVSMPGKTVRMPENGYVQMLLPEGATRVEQGQPLLTVSSRLVARLNNGVLLDSLDPDKVRALLDAAVFDVTLNSPCDCEIAELLIKDGEFVHKDSLLMELVDPSGPASITALFGGSADELGAAVGDAVTVRYLDGQTDAGATITQLVRDEESGMLRMQIAAERVLPSSAQNQPVSVTVHPSWLPVL; encoded by the coding sequence GTGGAAGAGAAAAAAATTCGTCAGGTGCACGAATCACAGGAAGAGCGTCAGCACGTCAGGGTCAGGCTACAGGGAAGTCTGCGACTGCGTCTGCAGAGCCCGGTGAAAGGGATTTTTTCTCTGGAGGATGTGTCACTGGGTGGCCTGTCATTCATTGCTGGTCAGGTCAATCTGGCGCCAGGAACGCTATGTCATGGCGAGATTGTCTTTCGGCTCGGGCGGGCCAATTTGTCCATGCCGATCAGTTTCAAGGTGATCTATCAGCAGGACGGCAGCCAGCGGGTGGGTGGTCAGTACACCGTCATCGATCAGCAGAATACGGATTTGCTGCGCTTGTTGATCAGCAACTATCTGGCCGGTGAACTCACCGAGCTGGATGACGTGATCGACAACATGAAGCGCGAAAATTATGTGGCCACTCGCAAGAGCAAGCAAAACCCGGTTGCCCGAACTCGCTGGGACCGTTCTCGTGCCATGTTTGGCAGCGTGCTGTTCTTCGCCGCCGGTTTACTGGCGTTCATGGTGGTGGCCTACAAGCTCTATCAGCATGCCTTTCTAACCCGTGCCGATGATGCCTGGGTGTCCATGCCCGGCAAGACGGTGCGAATGCCGGAAAACGGTTATGTACAGATGCTGTTGCCGGAGGGCGCTACCCGGGTGGAGCAGGGGCAGCCGCTGCTGACGGTGTCATCGCGTTTGGTCGCGCGACTTAATAACGGAGTGTTACTGGATAGTCTGGACCCGGACAAGGTTCGCGCCCTGCTGGATGCAGCGGTGTTTGATGTCACGTTGAACAGCCCCTGTGATTGTGAAATTGCAGAGTTGCTGATTAAGGACGGCGAGTTTGTTCACAAGGACAGCCTGTTGATGGAGTTGGTGGATCCCAGTGGCCCTGCATCCATCACGGCGCTGTTTGGCGGCAGTGCCGACGAGCTGGGTGCGGCCGTTGGCGATGCGGTCACCGTGCGCTATCTGGATGGGCAAACCGATGCCGGTGCCACGATTACCCAGCTGGTGCGAGATGAGGAAAGTGGCATGTTGCGAATGCAGATCGCTGCCGAACGTGTGTTGCCGTCCTCTGCCCAGAACCAGCCTGTCAGTGTCACGGTGCATCCGTCATGGCTTCCCGTTCTCTGA
- the fusA gene encoding elongation factor G produces the protein MARKTPLNRYRNIGICAHVDAGKTTTTERILFYTGVSHKIGEVHDGAATMDWMEQEQERGITITSAATTTFWQGMDQQYDQHRINIIDTPGHVDFTIEVERSLRVLDGAVVVFCGSSGVEPQSETVWRQANKYEVPRIVFVNKMDRAGANFDRVCDQIRNRLGAKVVPIQYNIGAEDDFKGVVDLIRMKAIFWNEDDMGMTYEEKDIPEDIKARCEELHEQMVEAAAEGSEELMEKYLEEGDLSNDEIKAGLRQQVLANEIVLALNGSAFKNKGVQALLDAVIEFLPAPDEVKAIQGVLEDGETVEARESSDDAPFSALAFKIATDPFVGSLTFIRVYSGVLNSGDSVMNSVRQKKERVGRLLQMHANSREEIKEVLAGDIAACVGLKDITTGDTLCDLNKVIVLERMEFPEPVISVAVEPKSKADQEKMGLALGRLAQEDPSFRVKTDEESGQTIISGMGELHLDIIVDRMKREFKVECNVGAPQVAYRETFTKGADVDGKFVKQSGGRGQYGHVKVRFEPIDRDEEFQFAEEIHGGTVPKEYFGAVQKGIDEQLKAGVLAGYPILGVKATLYDGSYHEVDSNENAFRMAGALAVKNAAKEAGAVLLEPIMKVEAVTPEDYMGDVMGDLNRRRGMVQGMEDTMAGKVIRAEVPLSEMFGYATDLRSMSQGRASYSMEFLKYSEAPKNIAEEVISGKKS, from the coding sequence GTGGCTCGTAAGACTCCTCTTAATCGCTATCGCAACATCGGTATCTGTGCGCACGTAGATGCGGGCAAGACCACCACTACCGAGCGTATTCTTTTCTACACTGGTGTATCCCACAAAATCGGTGAGGTACACGACGGTGCGGCTACCATGGACTGGATGGAGCAGGAGCAGGAGCGTGGTATTACCATTACCTCTGCTGCGACTACTACCTTCTGGCAAGGTATGGATCAGCAGTACGACCAGCACCGCATCAACATCATCGATACTCCCGGACACGTGGACTTTACCATTGAGGTAGAGCGTTCCCTGCGTGTACTGGATGGTGCCGTGGTGGTGTTCTGTGGTTCTTCCGGTGTTGAGCCGCAGTCCGAGACTGTATGGCGTCAGGCCAACAAATACGAAGTACCGCGTATCGTGTTCGTCAACAAGATGGACCGTGCCGGTGCCAACTTCGACCGCGTATGCGACCAGATCCGTAACCGTCTGGGTGCCAAGGTTGTACCGATCCAGTACAACATCGGTGCTGAAGATGACTTCAAGGGTGTTGTCGACCTGATCCGGATGAAGGCTATCTTCTGGAACGAAGACGACATGGGTATGACCTACGAAGAGAAGGACATCCCGGAAGACATCAAGGCGCGTTGTGAAGAATTGCACGAGCAGATGGTTGAGGCCGCTGCCGAAGGCTCTGAAGAGCTGATGGAAAAGTACCTGGAAGAAGGTGACCTTTCCAATGACGAAATCAAGGCGGGTCTGCGTCAGCAGGTTCTGGCCAACGAAATCGTTCTGGCTCTGAACGGCTCTGCGTTCAAGAACAAGGGCGTTCAGGCGCTGCTGGATGCGGTTATCGAGTTCCTGCCTGCCCCGGACGAAGTAAAAGCGATCCAGGGTGTTCTGGAAGACGGTGAAACTGTTGAGGCCCGTGAGTCATCTGATGACGCACCGTTCTCCGCGCTGGCTTTCAAGATCGCCACCGACCCGTTTGTAGGTTCCCTGACCTTCATTCGCGTGTACTCCGGTGTCCTGAACTCCGGTGACAGCGTAATGAACTCCGTACGCCAGAAGAAAGAGCGTGTGGGTCGTCTGCTGCAGATGCACGCGAACTCCCGTGAAGAGATCAAGGAAGTTCTGGCCGGTGACATCGCTGCCTGTGTGGGCCTGAAAGACATCACCACCGGTGACACCCTGTGTGACCTGAACAAGGTGATCGTGCTTGAGCGTATGGAATTCCCGGAGCCGGTAATTTCCGTAGCGGTTGAGCCGAAGTCCAAGGCAGACCAGGAAAAGATGGGTCTGGCACTGGGTCGTCTGGCTCAGGAAGATCCCTCCTTCCGCGTGAAGACCGATGAAGAATCCGGCCAGACCATTATTTCCGGTATGGGCGAGCTTCACCTGGACATCATCGTTGACCGCATGAAGCGTGAGTTCAAGGTTGAATGTAACGTAGGTGCACCGCAGGTAGCCTACCGTGAAACCTTCACCAAGGGCGCCGACGTTGACGGCAAGTTCGTCAAGCAGTCCGGTGGTCGTGGTCAGTACGGTCACGTTAAGGTTCGCTTCGAGCCTATTGATCGTGATGAAGAGTTCCAGTTCGCTGAGGAAATCCACGGTGGTACCGTTCCGAAGGAATACTTCGGTGCTGTACAGAAGGGTATCGACGAGCAGCTGAAGGCTGGTGTTCTGGCCGGTTACCCGATCCTGGGTGTGAAGGCGACGCTGTACGATGGTTCCTACCATGAGGTGGATTCCAACGAAAACGCTTTCCGTATGGCGGGTGCTCTGGCTGTTAAGAATGCAGCCAAGGAAGCCGGCGCGGTACTGCTCGAGCCAATCATGAAAGTTGAAGCGGTTACCCCGGAAGACTACATGGGTGACGTGATGGGCGATTTGAACCGTCGTCGCGGCATGGTACAGGGCATGGAAGACACCATGGCCGGTAAAGTAATCCGCGCTGAGGTTCCGCTCTCCGAAATGTTCGGTTACGCTACTGACCTGCGTTCCATGTCTCAGGGTCGTGCCAGCTACTCCATGGAGTTCCTGAAGTACTCTGAAGCACCGAAGAACATCGCTGAAGAAGTTATCAGCGGCAAGAAATCTTAA
- a CDS encoding glycosyltransferase, producing MKNLGEWLLWLSVVMGLAVLIDPAYLDSSDRKFIMLIGAIGLWRYSMGGMHLLRGLWFMRVTFPAMRRTIVRDPKAYAPSHVYLVVTSFRIPADTTWNVYASVFREAVGCGTPATVVVSIVERADESLIRQCHREFDPQGSVKLIICRARGTGKRDGLALAFRAVSRTMPDRDAVVGVVDGDTMLAPDCVRDSVCFFGLMPNLGGLTTNEQCVVRGSRVMRDWHTMRFAQRHLNMCSMALSHRVLTMTGRMSFFRAAVLTAPEFIADVESDHLQHWRLGRFQFLTGDDKSSWNSLMTLGWDTFYVPDAHTLTVEHPPHHRFVPATLQLMFRWYGNSLRQNLRATRLGWRRLGLFTTFVLYDQRISMWTCLIGLTAALIMASLQNWQLLVVYLFWIALSRTFVAALLTVTCHPVGPLYPVLLYYNQVVGSLVKIFAMFHLDRQSWTRQKTTLSVQNAGFDATFNRISSKTMLFSAGSLFVCLMMLLTGS from the coding sequence ATGAAAAATCTCGGGGAATGGCTGTTGTGGCTATCCGTGGTGATGGGGCTGGCCGTTCTGATCGACCCCGCTTATCTGGATAGTAGCGATCGCAAGTTCATCATGCTCATCGGTGCCATTGGGCTGTGGCGCTACTCCATGGGGGGCATGCATCTGCTGCGCGGACTGTGGTTCATGCGGGTGACCTTTCCTGCCATGCGCCGCACTATTGTCCGCGATCCAAAGGCTTATGCGCCGAGTCATGTGTACCTGGTGGTGACCAGCTTTCGTATCCCCGCAGATACGACCTGGAATGTCTATGCCAGTGTATTCCGAGAGGCGGTAGGCTGCGGAACGCCTGCCACCGTGGTGGTGTCGATTGTAGAGCGGGCTGATGAGAGCCTGATCCGGCAGTGCCATCGTGAGTTTGATCCACAGGGCAGCGTCAAGCTGATCATCTGTCGGGCCCGTGGCACTGGCAAGCGTGATGGGCTGGCGTTGGCCTTCCGGGCTGTCAGTCGCACTATGCCAGACCGGGATGCCGTGGTGGGCGTGGTCGATGGCGACACCATGCTGGCACCGGATTGTGTTCGCGACTCCGTCTGTTTTTTTGGCTTGATGCCGAACCTGGGTGGTCTTACCACCAACGAGCAGTGTGTGGTCCGTGGCAGTCGGGTCATGCGGGACTGGCATACCATGCGCTTCGCCCAGCGTCACCTGAACATGTGCTCCATGGCGCTCTCGCACCGGGTGCTGACCATGACGGGGCGCATGTCATTCTTTCGCGCAGCGGTGCTCACCGCACCGGAATTTATTGCCGATGTGGAGTCCGATCACCTCCAGCACTGGCGTCTGGGTCGGTTTCAGTTTCTCACTGGTGACGACAAGTCCAGCTGGAACTCCCTGATGACATTGGGCTGGGACACTTTTTATGTGCCGGATGCCCACACGCTGACAGTGGAACATCCCCCTCATCATCGTTTTGTGCCGGCTACCTTGCAGCTGATGTTTCGCTGGTATGGGAACTCACTGCGCCAGAACCTGCGCGCAACCCGTCTCGGCTGGCGTCGACTCGGGCTATTCACCACTTTTGTGTTGTATGACCAGCGAATCAGCATGTGGACCTGCCTGATCGGTTTAACCGCCGCTCTGATAATGGCGTCGTTGCAGAACTGGCAGCTGTTGGTGGTGTACCTGTTCTGGATTGCATTGTCGCGCACCTTCGTGGCGGCCTTGCTGACAGTGACTTGTCATCCCGTAGGGCCGCTATATCCAGTGCTGTTGTATTACAACCAGGTGGTGGGTTCACTGGTGAAAATCTTTGCGATGTTTCACCTCGACCGACAAAGCTGGACACGGCAGAAAACCACCTTGTCCGTACAGAACGCAGGCTTTGATGCGACCTTCAACCGCATCAGTTCAAAAACCATGTTGTTTTCGGCAGGAAGCCTGTTTGTGTGTTTGATGATGCTGCTGACCGGCAGCTAG
- a CDS encoding nucleotide sugar dehydrogenase: MSTISIFGLGYVGAVCTACFAKKGHTVIGMDVSEGKVAQVQRGESPIVEEQLGELLAEGVSAGRITATTDAKQAVADSQVSFVCVGTPSDQSGFLNTRYLKAVCEDIGLALRDKDDVHLVVIRSTVLPGLVRGDLLPILEAASGKKAGIDFLLAVNPEFLRESTAIYDFFNPPMTVVGGINEEASDALAALYEGLDAPLVKMALEEAELVKYACNSWHATKVSFANEIGNIAKQAGVDGRRVMEVVCMDNKLNLSSYYMKPGFAYGGSCLPKDVRALNAWCAKVSLPSPLLASLSSSNDNQVDRAMAMIRGSGMKKVGMLGLSFKPGTDDLRESPLVSLAARLLAEGYTLAVYDSNVSYASKHSPVAEQLWSSYGELFNCLVEDMDQLVEDSDVVVVGHAIPVFKDVADSVNSGRLLIDLCGYLPGVSSEDRQGICW, from the coding sequence ATGTCCACTATCTCAATTTTTGGGCTGGGCTATGTTGGCGCAGTCTGCACCGCCTGCTTCGCAAAAAAAGGTCATACCGTCATTGGTATGGATGTCAGTGAGGGAAAGGTTGCCCAGGTCCAGCGTGGTGAGTCACCCATTGTTGAAGAACAGCTGGGAGAGCTACTGGCGGAAGGTGTGTCAGCCGGACGCATTACCGCTACCACTGATGCCAAACAAGCCGTTGCTGACAGTCAGGTGTCCTTTGTTTGTGTCGGCACGCCGAGCGACCAGAGCGGTTTTCTGAATACCCGTTATCTGAAAGCCGTCTGCGAAGATATCGGTCTGGCGCTGCGCGACAAGGACGATGTTCATCTGGTCGTGATTCGAAGCACTGTGCTGCCTGGGCTGGTGCGTGGTGATCTGCTGCCTATTCTCGAGGCCGCTTCAGGCAAGAAGGCTGGCATCGATTTCCTGCTGGCCGTTAACCCCGAATTCCTGCGTGAATCCACTGCCATTTATGATTTCTTCAACCCACCGATGACGGTGGTGGGCGGCATCAATGAAGAGGCGTCAGATGCGCTGGCCGCCCTATACGAAGGGCTTGATGCGCCGCTGGTGAAGATGGCGCTGGAAGAGGCCGAGCTGGTGAAGTACGCCTGTAATTCCTGGCATGCCACCAAGGTGTCGTTTGCCAATGAAATCGGCAACATCGCCAAACAGGCCGGTGTGGATGGTCGCCGGGTGATGGAAGTGGTGTGCATGGACAATAAGCTGAACCTGTCCAGTTACTACATGAAGCCAGGGTTTGCCTATGGCGGTTCCTGCTTGCCCAAAGATGTTCGGGCGTTGAACGCCTGGTGCGCAAAGGTGTCGCTACCGTCGCCATTGTTGGCATCGCTGTCGAGCAGTAATGACAATCAGGTGGATCGGGCCATGGCCATGATCCGTGGATCCGGAATGAAAAAAGTGGGCATGCTGGGACTCAGCTTTAAGCCGGGTACCGATGACTTGCGCGAAAGCCCCCTGGTTAGCCTCGCGGCCCGGCTGCTTGCAGAAGGCTATACCCTTGCGGTTTACGACAGCAATGTCAGCTATGCCAGTAAGCACAGCCCGGTGGCGGAACAGCTTTGGAGTAGCTACGGCGAGCTGTTCAATTGTCTTGTTGAAGACATGGATCAGCTGGTTGAGGACAGTGACGTCGTGGTGGTCGGACATGCGATCCCTGTATTCAAGGATGTGGCGGACTCTGTGAACAGTGGCCGCTTGCTGATTGATCTGTGTGGCTATCTCCCCGGTGTTTCCAGCGAAGACCGTCAAGGGATCTGCTGGTAA
- the tuf gene encoding elongation factor Tu — translation MAKEKFERNKPHVNVGTIGHVDHGKTTLTAALTRVCAEVWGGNAVAFDGIDNAPEERERGITIATSHVEYDSPTRHYAHVDCPGHADYVKNMITGAAQMDGAILVCSAADGPMPQTREHILLSRQVGVPYIVVFLNKADMVDDEELLELVEMEIRELLSDYDFPGDDTPIIKGSALKALEGDTSEIGMPAVQKLVETLDEYIPEPERAVDGAFLMPIEDVFSISGRGTVVTGRVERGIVKVGEEIEIVGIHDTTKTTCTGVEMFRKLLDEGRAGENVGVLLRGTKRDEVERGQVLAKPGSIKPHTKFVAEVYVLSKDEGGRHTPFFNGYRPQFYFRTTDVTGACTLPEGTEMVMPGDNVQMNVELIAPIAMEDGLRFAIREGGRTVGAGVVAKITE, via the coding sequence GTGGCAAAGGAAAAGTTTGAACGTAATAAACCGCACGTAAACGTAGGCACCATCGGTCACGTTGACCATGGTAAAACTACTCTTACCGCTGCGCTGACTCGTGTATGTGCGGAAGTATGGGGCGGTAACGCTGTTGCCTTCGACGGTATCGACAATGCTCCGGAAGAGCGTGAGCGTGGTATCACCATCGCTACCTCTCACGTGGAGTACGATTCCCCGACTCGTCACTACGCCCACGTAGACTGCCCCGGGCACGCTGATTATGTGAAAAACATGATCACCGGTGCTGCCCAGATGGACGGTGCGATCCTGGTATGTTCCGCAGCTGATGGCCCGATGCCGCAGACTCGCGAGCACATCCTGCTGTCTCGTCAGGTTGGCGTACCTTACATCGTTGTGTTCCTGAACAAAGCGGACATGGTTGACGATGAAGAGCTGCTCGAGCTGGTTGAAATGGAAATTCGTGAGCTGCTGAGCGACTACGACTTCCCGGGCGACGACACTCCGATCATCAAGGGTTCTGCTCTGAAGGCTCTGGAAGGCGATACCAGCGAGATCGGTATGCCGGCAGTACAGAAGCTGGTTGAGACCCTGGACGAGTACATCCCTGAGCCGGAGCGTGCGGTCGATGGCGCGTTCCTGATGCCGATCGAAGACGTCTTCTCCATCTCTGGTCGTGGTACCGTGGTAACCGGCCGTGTAGAGCGTGGCATCGTGAAGGTGGGTGAGGAAATCGAGATCGTGGGTATCCACGACACCACCAAGACCACCTGTACCGGTGTTGAAATGTTCCGCAAGCTGCTGGACGAAGGCCGCGCTGGTGAGAACGTTGGTGTTCTGCTGCGTGGTACCAAGCGTGATGAAGTTGAGCGTGGTCAGGTACTGGCCAAGCCGGGCTCCATCAAGCCGCACACCAAGTTTGTTGCTGAGGTGTACGTGCTGAGCAAGGACGAAGGTGGTCGTCACACTCCGTTCTTCAACGGTTACCGTCCGCAGTTCTACTTCCGTACCACTGACGTAACCGGTGCTTGTACTCTGCCGGAAGGTACTGAGATGGTTATGCCGGGCGATAACGTTCAGATGAACGTTGAACTGATCGCTCCGATCGCCATGGAAGACGGTCTGCGCTTCGCTATTCGCGAAGGTGGCCGTACCGTTGGCGCTGGCGTGGTAGCCAAGATCACCGAGTAA
- a CDS encoding alginate export family protein, whose protein sequence is MSRLRTRATAVLLASAAMVAEAAPLPVHTYDQRLYFSAGESPDYLKLYIDEQTEANGLLRYEPRYYWRSGDTEWHRWDAQLRAKLLVAVGRPSSLQADENGRIREDEHYAELRDAWVRRRMLFGSPSLSLAMGRQSYKDEEGIIWDLPLESLNLDYRASLWRAHLVAGQQVATFRSDDSDLDPRDEDIFRVLAGVGKQWLPGHWWDLQLHYQDDRSGAQVERLDDLLDVRDFTGYWAGVRLHGEGGYAPALGYTINGLFQEGELQRYAIDGRGSRIESEDTVQGYMVQGELYGRIDSLSWRPALGVRAATTDEPDYEVNDGFFQSRVQSNRRPGVADLSSGVLGDLLDYEMRNLAFAAAWYRQQLWPRAELELLAGSLQRLNTSVRVSSPISNPLVEGEAHLGNVVNVALGWQSFPLALSERRQMQLSARLSYSAFDMGDAYERPEQIHQILFVIAGRW, encoded by the coding sequence ATGTCGCGATTACGCACTAGAGCAACCGCCGTGCTGCTGGCCTCTGCCGCCATGGTGGCCGAAGCTGCACCGCTGCCGGTACATACCTATGACCAGCGGTTGTACTTCAGTGCCGGTGAGTCACCTGACTATCTCAAGCTTTATATCGATGAGCAGACCGAGGCAAACGGGTTACTGCGGTATGAGCCTCGCTACTATTGGCGCAGTGGCGATACCGAGTGGCATCGCTGGGATGCCCAGCTGCGCGCCAAGTTGTTGGTAGCCGTGGGGCGCCCCAGTAGCCTGCAGGCTGATGAAAATGGCCGCATCCGCGAGGATGAGCATTACGCGGAATTGCGTGATGCCTGGGTTCGCCGCCGTATGCTGTTTGGCTCGCCATCGTTATCGCTGGCGATGGGGCGGCAGTCCTACAAGGATGAAGAGGGCATCATCTGGGACCTCCCTCTTGAAAGTCTGAATCTGGATTACCGGGCGAGTCTCTGGCGGGCGCACCTGGTTGCCGGTCAGCAGGTGGCGACTTTTCGCTCAGATGATTCCGATCTGGATCCGCGAGATGAAGATATCTTTCGGGTGCTGGCGGGCGTGGGCAAGCAGTGGCTGCCGGGGCACTGGTGGGATTTGCAACTGCATTATCAGGATGACAGATCCGGGGCGCAGGTGGAGAGGCTCGATGATCTTCTGGATGTGCGGGATTTCACTGGCTACTGGGCAGGGGTAAGGCTGCATGGGGAGGGAGGGTATGCCCCTGCACTTGGCTACACCATCAACGGTTTGTTTCAGGAAGGCGAGTTGCAGCGCTATGCGATTGATGGCCGGGGTAGCCGTATCGAAAGTGAGGATACAGTGCAGGGTTATATGGTTCAGGGGGAGCTTTATGGCCGCATCGACAGTTTAAGCTGGCGCCCCGCACTGGGAGTGCGTGCCGCCACCACGGACGAACCAGACTATGAGGTGAACGACGGTTTTTTCCAAAGCCGGGTGCAGAGCAACCGGCGTCCGGGGGTGGCGGATCTGTCATCCGGCGTGCTGGGAGATTTGCTCGACTATGAAATGAGAAACCTGGCTTTCGCTGCAGCCTGGTACCGGCAGCAACTATGGCCTCGTGCCGAGCTGGAGTTACTGGCCGGCTCGTTGCAAAGGTTAAACACGTCTGTGCGGGTCAGCAGTCCAATCAGTAATCCGCTGGTGGAGGGGGAGGCTCACCTGGGCAATGTGGTGAATGTGGCGCTGGGGTGGCAGTCATTTCCCCTGGCCTTGTCTGAGCGCCGCCAGATGCAGCTTTCCGCAAGACTCAGTTATTCCGCTTTTGACATGGGCGATGCCTATGAAAGGCCGGAACAGATTCACCAGATTCTGTTTGTTATCGCAGGGAGGTGGTAA